Within the bacterium genome, the region CTCTCAAAGGTTTCGCATTCCCAAGGCTCCACGTCGAAGACGACGATCTTCATGTCCTGTCCTCCTCCTGATCCTTGCGCCGCTCGGCCTCGGCGACCTGCTGCTTTACCTTCAGAAAGCTGTCGGGGCTGACCGAGATTGAGCCGATCCCGTGGCGGACGAGGAAGCGGGCGAACTCGGGGTGATCGCTCGGCGCCTGCCCGCAGAGACCGGTGTGGACGCCTCGACGGTTGGCCTTGGCGAGAAGGTCGGAGATGGCCTCTTCGACCGCCTCGTCCCGTTCGTCGAAAAGTCGCCGCAGCCGGTCGCTGTCGCGGTCGACGCCGAGGACGAGCTGGGTCAGATCGTTGGAACCGATGGAAAAGCCGTCGAAGCGTAGGGCGAATTTCTCGGCGAGCAGGACGTTGGCGGGGATCTCGGCCATGACATAGACGGCGAGTCCGGCGCGCCCGCGAACGAGCCCTTCCTCCGCCAGGGTCTCGAGAACCCGATCGGCTTCGCCGATGGTCCGGCAAAAGGGGATCATGAGAATGATGTTGTCGAGGCCGATCTCCTCGCGAGCCCGGCGCAGCGCGCGGCATTCCAGAGCGAAGCCTTCGCGATAGGCCTCGTCATAGTAGCGCGAGGCGCCGCGCCAGCCGAGCATCGGGTTCTCCTCGTCGGGCTCGAAAG harbors:
- a CDS encoding phosphoenolpyruvate synthase (catalyzes the formation of phosphoenolpyruvate from pyruvate): GNMIRIHPMALVRFEELEDKEAKDRIAEMTRAYPDKTEYFVETLARGIARIASAHHPNPVVVRMSDFKTNEYAELIGGAAFEPDEENPMLGWRGASRYYDEAYREGFALECRALRRAREEIGLDNIILMIPFCRTIGEADRVLETLAEEGLVRGRAGLAVYVMAEIPANVLLAEKFALRFDGFSIGSNDLTQLVLGVDRDSDRLRRLFDERDEAVEEAISDLLAKANRRGVHTGLCGQAPSDHPEFARFLVRHGIGSISVSPDSFLKVKQQVAEAERRKDQEEDRT